A region from the Triticum aestivum cultivar Chinese Spring chromosome 3D, IWGSC CS RefSeq v2.1, whole genome shotgun sequence genome encodes:
- the LOC123074835 gene encoding tyrosine N-monooxygenase, protein MLGACSSVSLLLVVIAFLYLAHRLSPKSKMCGRTCSSAPLPPGPSPWPVVGNLPEMMLHKPAFRWIHLVMKEMGTDIACFRLGGIHVVPVTCPEIAREVLTRQDANFVSRPLSFASRAISYGYKDAVLSPFGDQWKKMRRVLTSEIVCPSRHRWFHDKRADEADNFTRYVYALTSGATGSSSTSGANVDVRHASRHYCGNVIRRLVFGKRYFGEPQPDGGPGQLEVEHIDATFTSLGLLFSFCVSDYLPWLLGLDLDGHEKKVRQANATISRLHDMVIDERWRQRKGGERREEPQDQDFLDVLITVNDGDGNPLLTIEEVKAVCKDITLAAVDNPSNAVEWALAEMVNSPELLDKAMEEIDRVVGRERLVQESDIPQLNYAKACIREAFRLHPVASFNLPHVATTDTTVIGYRVPKGSHVILSRTGLGRNPTIWDEPLRFRPERHMGGDIDVTLTESRLRFISFSTGRRGCMAASLGTAMSVMLFGRLLQGFTWTKPAGVSVIHLSESKHNLFMAKPLVLHAEPRLPMHLYPPRAC, encoded by the exons ATGCTGGGTGCTTGCTCCTCTGTGTCCCTCCTACTTGTCGTAATAGCGTTCCTATACCTCGCACATAGGTTAAGCCCCAAGAGCAAGATGTGTGGTCGCACATGCTCGTCGGCGCCGCTTCCGCCAGGGCCGTCGCCGTGGCCGGTTGTAGGCAACCTGCCGGAGATGATGCTCCACAAGCCGGCGTTCCGGTGGATCCATCTGGTGATGAAGGAGATGGGCACCGACATCGCCTGCTTCCGCCTCGGCGGCATCCACGTCGTCCCGGTCACCTGCCCCGAGATCgcgagggaggtgctcacgaggcaggaCGCCAACTTCGTGTCCCGCCCGCTCAGCTTCGCCTCCAGGGCCATCAGCTACGGGTACAAGGACGCCGTGCTCTCGCCGTTCGGCGACCAGTGGAAGAAGATGCGCCGGGTGCTCACCTCCGAGATCGTCTGCCCTTCCCGCCACAGGTGGTTCCACGACAAGCGCGCCGACGAGGCCGACAACTTCACACGCTACGTCTACGCCCTCACTTCCGGTGCCACGGGCTCGTCGTCAACGTCGGGAGCTAACGTGGACGTCAGGCACGCCTCACGGCATTACTGCGGCAACGTCATCCGCCGGCTTGTCTTCGGCAAGCGGTACTTCGGCGAGCCCCAGCCCGACGGCGGTCCGGGGCAGCTCGAGGTGGAGCACATAGACGCCACCTTCACCTCCCTGGGGCTCCTCTTCTCCTTCTGCGTCAGCGACTACCTCCCGTGGCTGCTTGGCCTTGACCTCGACGGCCACGAGAAGAAGGTCAGGCAGGCCAACGCGACCATAAGTAGACTGCACGACATGGTCATCGACGAGCGGTGGAGGCAGCGGAAGGGCGGCGAGAGGCGGGAGGAGCCCCAGGACCAGGATTTCCTAGACGTTCTCATCACCGTCAACGACGGGGATGGCAACCCGTTGCTTACCATCGAGGAGGTCAAAGCAGTGTGCAAG GACATAACGTTAGCGGCGGTAGACAACCCGTCCAACGCCGTGGAGTGGGCGCTGGCGGAGATGGTGAACAGCCCGGAGTTGCTGGACAAGGCAATGGAGGAGATAGATCGGGTGGTGGGCCGAGAGCGGCTGGTGCAAGAGTCGGACATCCCACAACTTAACTACGCCAAGGCGTGCATACGCGAGGCATTTCGACTGCATCCAGTCGCTTCCTTTAACTTGCCGCATGTAGCGACCACTGACACCACTGTCATCGGCTACCGTGTGCCCAAGGGCAGCCATGTCATCCTCAGTCGGACTGGCCTGGGCCGGAACCCGACCATTTGGGACGAGCCACTCCGGTTCAGGCCAGAGCGCCACATGGGAGGCGACATTGATGTGACACTAACGGAGAGCAGATTGCGGTTCATCTCCTTCAGCACCGGCCGTCGTGGCTGCATGGCGGCATCGCTAGGGACGGCCATGAGTGTTATGCTCTTCGGGAGGCTCCTACAGGGCTTCACATGGACCAAACCGGCCGGCGTGTCTGTCATCCATCTTAGTGAGTCCAAGCACAACCTTTTTATGGCAAAGCCGCTAGTGTTGCATGCCGAGCCACGTCTTCCGATGCACCTATACCCTCCTCGGGCCTGTTAA